One region of Plasmodium sp. gorilla clade G2 genome assembly, contig: PADLG01_00_3, whole genome shotgun sequence genomic DNA includes:
- a CDS encoding lysophospholipase, putative, with translation MDKNKLISKDDNYNEKVEVISRVDTFYNKYGLGIKNYSWIVKEAIAIIILIHGLGSSFRFGFLRHSVNIVDNMHATLIDSDNFYIYKNSWIEEFNKNGYSVYGIDLQGHGESDGIDNLKLHINDFDDFSYDVIDHIKKVYQSIMLENDNKDNLYNNNKMESMEKMPMYLIGYSMGGNIVLRTIEILGKSKDEISKYNIKGIICISAMISVKLVGYPDSFKYRYFYLPVTRLMATLFPTYRQKTGSVEFKKFPYINDIISLDRNRFKGDKTNKFTYGIVKSLDTLHKHIDDIPRNIPILFFHARNDCLCYYPGLEIFYNRLVSDKKELVTLENNEHLVIMEPGNEKILQKILDWISKIYKKKDEDNYLKEEITLN, from the coding sequence atggataaaaataaattgatatcaaaagatgataattataatgaaaaggTTGAGGTAATATCTCGAGTTgatacattttataataaatatggattaggtataaaaaattattcatgGATAGTTAAAGAGGCGATTgctataataatattaatacatgGCTTAGGTTCAAGTTTTCGTTTTGGTTTTTTGAGACATAGCGTAAATATAGTTGATAATATGCATGCTACATTAATAGATAgtgataatttttatatttataaaaatagttGGATTgaagaatttaataaaaatggttATTCTGTATATGGAATAGATTTACAAGGTCATGGAGAATCTGATGGGATTGATAATTTAAAACTTCATATAAATGATTTTGATGATTTTTCTTATGATGTTATAgatcatattaaaaaagtatATCAATCTATTATGttagaaaatgataataaggataatttatataataataataaaatggaaaGTATGGAAAAAATGCCCATGTATTTAATTGGTTATTCTATGGGAGGAAATATAGTTTTAAGAACTATAGAAATATTGGGAAAATCAAAAGATGAAATAtccaaatataatattaaaggaattatatgtatttctgCTATGATTTCAGTAAAATTAGTAGGATATCCagattcttttaaatatcgatatttttatttaccaGTAACACGGCTTATGGCTACTTTATTTCCAACATATAGACAAAAAACAGGTAGTGTTGAATTTAAGAAATTTccatatattaatgatattatatcattGGATAGGAATAGATTTAAAGgagataaaacaaataaatttacATATGGAATTGTTAAATCTTTAGATACTTTACATAAACATATAGATGATATTCCTAGAAATATACCTATACTGTTTTTCCATGCGAGAAATGATTGTCTTTGTTATTATCCAGGTTtagaaattttttataacagaTTAGTCagtgataaaaaagaattagtAACCCTCGAAAATAACGAACATCTTGTTATTATGGAACcaggaaatgaaaaaattttacaaaaaattCTTGATTGGATttcaaaaatttataaaaaaaaagatgaagataattatttaaaagagGAAATCACTCtgaattga